DNA from Leucobacter aridicollis:
CCCGACCGGGGATACGCCCCGGAGCGCACCGTGATCGAGGGACTTCATCGTCGCGATCGCGTCGAGCGCGTCGATGAGGGTGAACTCCCGGTCGGGGTCGGGCAGCACGCTGTCTGCCTCGCGATCCTCGTCCGCGAGCGGCTGCAGGGCGACGTCGCGCTGGGCGAACCAGCGCGCCGCGTCGCGCAGCCCGGCGAGGTCAGCCACCCCGATCCGAAAGCGCGGGCCCGCCAACAGCCGGATGAGGTCTCCCCCAGCGTCCGCGTACCAGAGGCAGCGCAGGCAGCTCACGATATCGGTGATCTCCGGGGTGCTGAGCAGCCCACCGAGGCCGACGATGCGGTTCGGCACGCCGGCTTCCGTGAGTGCGGCGGAGAATGCAGGCATCGCCGCCCGCTTCCGGAAAATAACGGCGGCCGTCGGCAGTTCTCCGTTCTTGCCAGGCGTTGTCTCTCGAGCATTGGCAATCCAGGCGGCGAGCAGCTCGCGCTCCTCATGCACGGTCTCCGGGTAGACGACCTCGACCTCGCCGTCACCTGCCCCGGGTTTCGGCCGCAGCTCGGGCACGTCGACCGCGGCGTTCATGCGCAGCTCGGCGGCGACGGTGTTCGCCGCGGCGAGCACGAGCTTGGGGTTGCGCCAGCTCACGGACAGGGTGAGCGTCGCCGCGGCGTCTCCGCCGCGGAAGTCGCGGTGGAACGACCGCAGCCCCTCGGCGGACGCCCCGCGCCACGCGTAGATGGACTGGTGCGGATCGCCGACGGCCATGACCGGCATGCCGCCGAACAGCTGCGCGAGCAGCCTCGTCTGTCCCACCGAGGTGTCCTGTACCTCGTCGAGCAGCACGGCGCGGTAGCGCGCGCGCAAGACTCCAAGCGCCTCGGGCGCCGCATCGAGCGTCTGCGTCGCGAGCGCGAGCTGATCGGAGAAGTCGATGAGGCCGCGCCGCTGCTTCTCGTCGCGGTACGCGCGCGCGAGTCGGGTAATGAGCGGGGTTTCGGCGATGGCCTTCACGGCGTCGCGCACCTTCGCGTAGACCTTGCCGCTCGGCTTCTCCGGGTCTTCTTTGTCGTTGTACGGCAGCCGCGTAACTGCGGTGAACTCGGCGACGAGCTGATCCACCCGGTCGAAGCTCGTGAGGTGGTCTGCCACTGCCCGATCCATCGCGATGACGTGCCTGATGAGCGTCGGGGTGCGCAGCTCGCTCGTGACGAGGTCTGGGTCGTCGCTCGCGAGGAGCGTCTCGCGGGCGACCCGCCACGCCGTCGCTTCGTCGATGACGACAGCGCCGGGGGCGAGGCCGGCCGAGGCGCCGAACTCCTGCAGCACGCCAGCGGCGAACGAGTTGTACGTGCTCACGTCTGGCAGGGAGAGCCCGTCAGCAAGCTGCTCCTGGAGGTCGTGTGACCGTTCGAGTTCCTCCTCCGTGAGCTCACCCAGCTCCGCGAGATCGCCGAGCCGCGCGACGAACGCGCCGAGGCTGCCGACGATACGCTCCCGCAGCTCGCCCGCGGCCTTTCGCGTGAAGGTGAGGCCGAGCACGGAGTCTGGCTCGGCAAGCCCGTTCGCGACGAGCCAGACGACCCGGTTCGCCATCGTTTCGGTTTTGCCGCTGCCCGCGCCGGCGATGACGAGCGTGCTCCCGGCGAGCGGATGCTCGATGACCGCACGCTGCTCGTCGGTCGGCAGGAGCGGCTGTTCGCCTGGCTTCGTCAGGATCTCGGCGACTCGGGCCGCAGAAAATACGGGAACGCTCACGCGTGACTCACCGCCTGGATGATGTGCAGCCGGCAGTTGCCGGGCCGATGCGGATCTGAACAGTGGTGCTCTACCCGTGCGGTGAACGCTCTGGCAGCCATGGTGTCGGCGACGTCGGCGATCCGCGCGACGAGCTGCTCACGGGCGTCCTCGCTGAGACCCGACTGCTCCCGCAGTACATAGCCTTTCCCCCGCGCCGCGTCCGGGTGGACGTAGAGGAGCTTGGCGGCGGTGCGCACGTCGGCGCCGACTTCGACGTCGCCGGTGTCAAACGCGCCGAGGAGCACCCCGAGTTGGTAGGCCTGCAACTGCACGTGTTCCTCGGCTTCGGGTTTCGTCGCGGGGGTACGCCCGGTCTTCAGGTCGACGACGGTCACCTCGGTGCCGCTGCCACCGCGCTGCACCTCGAGCCTGTCGGCGATACCGCGCAGCTCCGCACGCCCCACGGCGAGGCTGAACCCGGACTCCTGCCCCAGCAGTTCCTTCCCCGACGCTTCAAACTCGCGGAGGTAGTCGGAGAGGCCACCAGCCATCTGCGCGGCGGTGCGCCGCGCCCGCTCCGACTCCCACTCGGCATCAAACGGGAGCTTTTTCCATTCGGCGAAGATCGCCCCGAGCATCTCGTCCGGGTCGTGTCCTTCGACAGTCTCGAGCGCGTGGTGTACGAGCGTGCCGAGGCTCGCCTGGACGCTGCCGGCTCCCCCGCCGAGCGCGCCGATGACCCAGTCCAACGCGCACGTCTCGGCCTTCTCGAGCTGCGACGGGCTCACCGGCACGGGGCGCGGCTCTTCGTCGGCGGCCGGCTCATACAGGGGCGCCGTTGTCGAGGGTTCGAGCACGCCGTACCAGTCGCGCGGGTGGGCTCCGCTGACGTCGGCCCGCGCGAGGGCGCGCAGCGAGATGACGGCGGTCGCGTCGGCCGCGTCCTCAACGACGCGGCGGCGCATCGCAGCGGTGATGCCGCGAAGCGTCAGCCTGGAGCTCGGCAACCCCGTCACGGCAAAGTCGCTGCCGAGGCCGAAGAACGGGCTCGGGTGACTGTTCTCGTCGGCAACCGCGGCGACGAGCAGCTCGTCCCGCGCTCGCGAGCACGCGTGCAGGAACAGCCGCAGCTCGTCGTGGGTCGTGTCTCTGCGCGACGGCATGAGCGCCTCGCCGCCGCGCAGCCAGCGCTCGAGCGCCGCAGTGCCGAGCAGCGAACCGCGCGCACGCAGGTTCGGCCATGACCCGTCTTGCACCCCGATCACCGCGACGAGCGAGAACTCGCGTCCGATCATGCCCTGCGGCGTGGTGACCGTCACGGTCTGCCGCTCGCTGCGTTGCGCGAGCGAGTCCTCGGGAACGGTGTTGCGCAGGATGTCGTCGAGCAGGTCGGCGATGGGCTGCTCGCTGTCCTGTTCTTCGTGGCGCTGGAGCGCGAAGAACAGCCCGACGACCGCATCAAGCGAGCGGTTCGCCTCGTCGGCGCGGAGGCCGCGGCCCGCGATCGCTTCCTGCTGCCAGCGGTCGGCGAGTTTTGCCCCGTCCCAGAGCGCCCAGAGCACCTCTCGGGGCGTCCCGCCGCCCTCGCGCACCTTGAGGCCCGCGGCGGCCATCAGTCCAAGCTTGCGGATCGCTCGACCACCGGCGCTGTCGATCGCAGGGCTCGGGCCAGGAAATTCGAACGCCTCGAACACGAGTTCGTCGACTGTGAGCGGCTCGCGCGCTTCCTCCCGCGCGGCGCGGCGTTCGTCGAGCAGCAGCCCGCCTCGCAGCCTACGCACCGCGACGGCGTCAAGCCCGCCGATAACGCCACCTGCCAGACGCAGCACCCCCTGGGCGTCGAGCGTCGCGATGCCCAGCGCGTGTTGGAGCAGCGCGACGAGCTCACGCACCACCTGGTGCTCGCGCAGCACGATGCCACCGGCAGCGACGCCGGTCGGGACCTGGTGGCCGGCGAGCAACCGCGCGACCCGGGTCACCTCGGCGCGGGTACGACACACGACGGCCATCTCGCCCCACTCAAGCGCGCGCTCGCTGTCGAGCCCAAGCTTGCGCGCGCGCATCCGGTGCGCAATCGCGCCGAGCTGCTCGGCCGGCGAGGTCATGCGCGCAAACTCGACGCTGTCACGACCGCCACCCACGCGGCCGGCGGTGGGAGGCGTCGCGCCCCCGCGATCCGAGTCGGCGACGCCGTCGACCGCCTCCTCAGCCCCAGCACCAGCACCAGCCTCGGTCGCTGCGACACTCACCGGAACACTCTCCGCGGCCCGGTGCGCAGCGCCCCCAGCGGAGCCGATGCGCGTGCTCAGCCCACGCACGAAACCGCGGATCGTGGCGCCGTGCCGATAGACGGTGTCGAGCACGACAAGCTGCTCGGCTGCGGCCGGCGGCGGCGTCCAGCCGCGCCGCACGAGCTCGGCAGTGAGCCCGGCAAGGACGCGCGTGTGCTCGCCCTGGAACGCGCTCGTCGCCAGGTCAGGATCGCCGAATGCCCACACCGCGCTCCCCGCCGTCGCGCACGCGGCGACGAGAGCGAGCTGCCCCTCGCCAAGCTCTTGCGCGTCGTCGATGAGGAGCAGCCTCGGTGCCGGCGCCTGCCCGTCACGAATCGCCTGCGCGGCAAGCCGCAGCAGCCCGCTCGAGCTGACCTCTTGCGCGCGCGACTGCTCGAGGCCCTGCTGGACGTCCTGCAGCACGTCAAGCGCTTCGACCCAGCGCGCGGCAAGTCCCGGGTCCGGGCCCGCCGAGTAGGCGAGGTTTCGAGCCTCGGCGAGCGCCCCCGTGAGCGATGCGGCGAGCGCCGCCGGGGTGAACCCGAAGTCGTCGAGCACTCGCCAGAGCTCGCGCAGCTCCGCACGGAAGGGCGCCGACAGCAGCACGTCCGTCGCGAGGCCGCCCTCCCCCCGAGCCGCGTCGGCTTGGATGCGGGCCTCGACGGTCTCCGCGATCGCCTCGTCTTGCACAGTGCCGGTCAGGAGCCGTGGCGGCGCCTCACCGGCTGTCGCCGCCGCGCGACCGAGCACCGAGAACGCGAACGAGGAGGCCGTGCGCACCGGCGCACCCCCGACCGCCCTGTCGAGCCGCTTGTGCACCCGCTCTCGCAGGCTCGCGGCAACGAGCCGGTTCGGTGCGAGCACAAGCGCGTCGCCCTCTTCCCACCCCGCGAGCGCCATCGCGCGGGCAAAACTTTCGACGAGCAGCTCGGTCTTCCCGGTGCCCGGAGCCCCAAGGACCCTCGCATGCGCCCGCGGATCGAGCGCGAGCACGCGCTGCTGCGAAGTGTCGAATGCGATCATGCATTCAGCCTACTGAGCACCACCGACATCGGCGGCGGGGCATGTGCAATACTCAAAGCTGTTTCAGTGTGTACGCACGCCCCTCAGAGTGGAGGACCGATGACCCAGGCAGCAGGCGCGCCCCAGATGATTCCCGCGAGCGAGACGCCACGAAAGAAACGTCGGGCGTTGCGCGTGATCGGCTGGATCATCGCCGCGCTGGTCGTGGTCGCGCTCATCGCGGCGGGCCTCGGCGTGTGGACGGTGCAACGATCCTTCCCCACAGTCTCGGGGACCGTCGCGGCCGCCGGCCTCGCGGGCGAGGTCACGGTGCAGCGCGACGAGCGCGGGATCGCGACGATCACCGCCGACTCGACCGACGACCTGTTCTTCTCGCAGGGGTACGTGCACGCGCAGGATCGGTTCTGGGAGATGGACTTCCGCCGCCACCTCACGAGCGCCCGACTGTCCGAGCTGTTCGGTGAGTCCCAGGTCGGCACTGATTCGTTCCTGCGCACCCTCGGGTGGCAACGCATCGCCGAAGAGGAGTTCGCGGCGCTGAGCCCCGAGGCCAGGTCGTACTACGAAGCGTACGCGGCCGGCGTGAACGCCTACCTCGCAGATCACAGCGGCAGTAAGCTCTCGCTCGAATACGCGGTGCTCGGCCTCCAGAACTCCGGCTACGAGCCCGAGCCCTGGCAGCCCGCAGACTCGATCGCGTGGTTGAAAGCCATGGCCTGGGATCTTCGCACAAACATCGAGGACGAGACCGCCCGCGCGCTCCAGGCGCAGTTCCTGGACGCTGACGAGCTCGCCGAGCTCTACCCGGGCTACCCGTTCGAGGAGCACCCGGTCATCCTCGCGGACGATCCGGCGGGGCGGCGGGTCGTCGCCGTCGGCAAGCTCGAGCAGGGCGCCGCGTTCGTTCAGGATCGGTTCGCAGGGCTCGTCGAGTCCCTCAACCTCGAGCCCCTCGAGGAGCTGCTCGGCAAGGTCGATTCGCTCATCACACAGCAGGGCGAGGGCATCGGCTCGAACTCCTGGGTGGTCTCGGGGGAACACACGACGACGGGCGCGCCGCTGCTCGCGAACGATCCGCACCTCGGCGCCGCGCTGCCGTCTGTCTGGACGCAGATGCAGTTGCGCTGTTCCACCGTCTCCGAGGAGTGCCCGTTCGACGTCGCCGGCTTCAGCTTCTCGGGCCTGCCCGGCATCGTCATCGGCCACAACCAGAACGTCGCGTGGGGGTTCACGAATCTGACGACCGACGTCGCCGACCTGTTCGTCGAGAGCGTTGACGGGGACAAGTACTGGTACGACAACGAGTGGCACGACATGGCCACGCGCGAGGAGACCATTAAGGTCGCGGGCGGCGACGATGTCACCCTCACCGTGCGAGAAACGGGGCACGGCCCCATCGTCTCGGGCCTCACCGGCGAATTCACGGAGATCGCCGAGGCCCCGCGCGCGGAGACCCCGGAGGGGAAGATCCTGCCCGTCGGCCCCGGCGACATCGGCGGCACCATGCCCTACTCCGAGGCTGCGCTGGCGCTGCGGTGGACCGCGCTCGACGCCGGTTCCACCCCCGAGGCGATCTTCATGCTCAACCGCGCCGAGAATTTCACCGATTTCCGCGAGGCCGCGAGCAAGTTCGATGTGCCCGGCCAGAACCTCATCTACGCCGATCCCGAGGGCAACATCGGCTACCAGGCGCCAGGCAAGCTCCCCATCCGCGCGACGGGTCAAGAGGGCTATCTGCCCACGCCCGGCTGGTCGAGCGAGTACGACTGGCAGGGGTTCATTCCGTTCGAGGAGCAGCCCTGGTCGTACAACCCGAAGTCCGGCTACATCGTCACGGCGAACAACGCGATCGTCAACGACGACTACGCGCACTTCCTCAGCCGTGACTGGGACTACGGCTATCGCGCCGCCCGGATCGTCGAGCTCCTCGAGGAGAAGATCGCCGCTGGCCCCGTCAGCGCTGCCGATCTCGCCGAGATCCACATGGACAACCAGATGCCGGCCGCGCAGGCGCTCAAGGACGCGTTTGCTGGCCTGTCTGCCGAGGACGACAACGTGCAGAAGGCACTCGACCTGCTCGCCTCGTGGGACGGCCAGAACGCGATGGACTCCGCGCCGGCGGCCTACGCGAACGTGCTTTGGGAGCACCTCACACAGCGGATGGTGTCGGGGCGGGAGGGTGACATCCCCCGCGACGACCAATCCCGGTTCGCCAGGGTGCTCGCGCTGCAGCTCGCAGACCCCGAATCTGAGTGGCTGACGGCCGGTGGCACGCAGACACGCGAGGAGGTTCTGGCAGGCGCGGCACGCGACGCCTATGCGGAACTCACGAAGTTGCAGGGCACGAACCCGGAGAAGTGGAACTGGGGGAAGCTGCACGCGATTACGCTGACGCACGGCACGTTCGGGGAGAGCGGCATCGCGCCGATCGAGGCGCTGTTCAACCGCGGACCCTACGACACGTCGGGCGGTTCAGGCGTCGTCAACGCAACGGGGTGGGCGCTCGGCGAGGGCTACCAGACCACCACCGTGCCGTCGATGCGAATGGTCATCGACGTCTCGAACTGGGATGCGTCGACCTGGCAGAATCTCACCGGCCAAAGCGGACACGCGTTCCACAAGAACTACACCGACCAGGTCGACGGCTGGGCGACAGGCGAACAGTACGCCTGGGCGTTCAGTACGAAGGCCGTCGATGCTGCGACGAAGGATACGCTCACGCTGACCCCCGCCGACTAGCCCCAGCCGACGAGGCTCAGCCGACCAGGCGCAGCGGGGCGGGCCCGCCCTGCCAGTCCCGAGGGCTCAGCGCGCGTGGCCCGCACGTTGTCCATGGGATCTGCAATTTGAATGCTCAAAGGAGACGAGTTCGACATTAGGACAGCCGATCCCATGGGCATGCGCTGGTGGCAGCACGGCGTGCCAACCGGACTTGCGCTGGTGGCAGCACGGCGTGCCGATCTGTGGCGCGCTGGTGGCAGCGCGGCGTGCCAACCTGCGGTGCGCTGACGGCGAACGGGCCCGGAATTGGTGCGGTTCTGGAAGGCCGGCGGCATACACTCAGAGGAGAAAAGAGTTGCGGCGCAGTCCGCGACCGCATCATGACTTGTCCAGGAGGCAGCTGTGGAAGTACGGATCGGCATCAACCAGTCGGCGCGCGAACTCTCATTCGAGACCGACGCATCGGCAGAAGAACTCAGCTCGCTCATCCAGGCAGCCCCGACCGGCCTCGTCTCGCTGACCGACAGCAAGGGTCGCACCTTCCTCGTGAACCGCGAGTCGATCACGTACGTTGAGCTCGGCAGCGACACCTCGCGCAAGGTCGGCTTCGTCAGCTAACCAGTAGTTCGAGCCCGGCCCAGCGGCCAGGCTCGTGGGCGGGACGCCGGCTCGGCCGCTCCCCCAACCGACCTGAGTGGCGGCACCCCAATCTGGGGTGCCGCCACTCTTGCGTTGGGTGCTCCGCCGCCGCTGGGCCCCGCGCGGGCACGCCCAGACGCCAGCACCAGCGCCAGCGCCAGCGCCAGCGCCAGCGCCAGCGCCAGCGCCAGCGCCAGCGGCTGCAGTCCATCAGCCGGTCGCGCGGGCCGGTGCATCGCCGCTCAGCGTGCGCCCGCTTCCGAAACCCGCAGGTGTGCACGGCAGTGCTCGATCCTGATCACGCGATCCGCGACCGCGATGTCTGCCGCGTCGTGGGTGACGCAGGCAACCGCGACGCCGCGGGCCGCCTCCGCCGCGAGCAGTTCCCGCGTGCGCGCGCGGCTGAGCTCGTCGAGCCCCGCTGCCGGTTCGTCGAGCAGAAGCGCCCCCGCGCCAACCGCGAGCCCCTGCGCGATGAGGATCCGTTGCCGCTGCCCGCCGGAGAGCTGCCCGAAGGGCGCGTCGGCGAACGCGGTCGCGCCGACGCGCTCGACGGCCTCGGCCACGCGAGCGGCCCGCCCGCCTGGGCCGAGGCGCGCGCCGCCCGCTGTGGCCGCCGCCCCGAGCGCGACGACCTGCCGGCCGGTGATCGGCAGCTCCGCCGGCGCGTCAGGCCGCTGCACGACCAGGGCGACGGGGGTGTCGCGCGTGACCTCGCCGGAGCCCGCCTTGCGCACCCCGGCGAGCACCTCGATGAGCGTCGTCTTGCCCGCGCCGTTGGGCCCGATGATGGCCGTGACACGCCCGGCAGGGATGTCGACGTCGAGCCCGGACAGCACGGGGGTTTCGTCGTGGGCATAGAACAGCGCGCGGGCGCGGACGGGAGCGAGATCGGTCATGACCATCAACCTAGCATGTTGAGAATGATTTTCATTATCTGTAGTGTCTGTGTTCATGTTCTGGTTCATCGACGCGCTCGGCTCCGCGTTCTTCGCCCGTGCCGTCATCGGCGGCGCCCTCGTCGCCATCGTGTGCGGCGTCGTCGGCACGTGGGTCGTCATCCGCGGGATGGCCTTCTTCGGCGAGGCGATCGGGCACGGCATGTTGCCCGGAGTCGCCGTCGCGACCCTCGCCGGTGTTCCCCCTGTGATCGGCGGCGCACTCTCGGCCGCAATCATGAGCGCGCTCATCGCAGCGCTCCAGCGCCGCGGCAAACTCTCGTACGACACGAGCATCGGGCTCCTGTTCGTCGCGATGCTCGCCACCGGCGTGATCATTGTGTCGGGCTCCGGGAGCTTCGCGACCGACGTCACGGCGGTCCTCTTCGGCGACATCCTCGCGATCTCCTGGGCCGACATTGCGGTGCTCGCCGGCGCGTGCACGGCCGTGATCGCCATCACCGTTGCCCGGCACCGCGCGTTCGTTGCCCTGGCGTTTGACCGGCGCCTCGCGCTCACGCTCGGGTACCGCCCGCACCTCACACAGGGGCTGCTCGTCGGGCTCGTCACGCTCGCCGTCGTGGCCTCCGCGCAGGCGGTCGGCACGCTGCTCGTGGTCGCGCTCCTCCTCGGCCCGGCAGTCGCGGCACAGCCGTGGCACCCGAGCATCCCCGGACGCATCGCGATCGCGGCCGCGGTCGGGATCGCCTCCGTGACCGTCGGGCTCGCGATCTCCTGGGCCGCTGGCTCGGCGGCCGGCTCCACGATCGCCGCCAGCGCCGTCGCCGCCGCCGGGCTCTCGCACGGCTGCAGACTCGCCCTCGCACGCACCCGGGCATCCAGCACTCCCACCACCCCACTAGAAAGCACCGCATGAATCGCCTCTCACTCCCCCTCGCCCTCGCCTGCGGGGCGACGCTCTCCCTCGCGCTCGTCGCGTGCAGCGCAGCCCCCGGCCCAGCCGCGGCACCCTCGCCCGGCAGCGCCGACACGACGCCCCCCGCGGATGCGCCCGGGCACGGCGCGGTGGCCGGTGCCGTCGAGGTCGCTGAGGCCCAGCTGCAACTCGTCACCGTCTCGCCGGACGGCGAGACCGGCCTCCTCGATCTACTCGACGGCGGCGAGCGCACACTCGACCGCGTGCCAGCACCCGCACGCGTCACCTCGGACGGCCGCTACGTCTTCGCGGACTCGGGATCGGGGGTCGCCGTCATCGACGGCGGCGCCTGGAGCTGGGACCACGGCGATCACTTCCATTTCTATCGAGCGGAACCGGCGCACACCGGGATCGTGCCAGGCGACGGCCCGGCGGCGATCACGGGCGACGCCCTTCCGACGACCGGCGCAACGGGCGTCTTCTTTGCGGGCTCAGGCGAGGCCGTGCTGCTCGACAACGCCGCGCTGAGCACGGGGTCGGTCGTGGAGCGCTTCCGCCTCACCGAGGCCCCGCACGCCGGCATCGCGGCCCCGCTCGGCGACGGCGCGCTGGTGTCTCACGTGGACGAGCGCAGCGGCGCGACGGAGCTGCGCGTTGTCGACGCGAGCGGGAAGCCCACCGGCGAGATGGCAGCCTGCGAGTCGCCACGGAGCGCCACCACGACCCGCGCCGGCCTCGTTGTGCTGTGCGACGCGGGCGCTGTCGTGGCCGCGGGCGCGGACGCCGGCGCGCCCGCGGCCGACGCGAACGCTGACGCCGCGACGGACGCGAACGCTGACGCTGACGCCACGACGGACGCGAACGCTGAGCCATCCACGCTGACCTTCGTCCCGCTCCCGGGTGGCGTCAGCGCCTCCCCCGAGGCGCTCGCAGGCAGGAAGGGCCGACCGACACTCGCAGGCGTCGGCACCGGTCCGGACGGACAGCCCGGCGTCTGGCAGTTCGATGCGCGCGCCCACGCCTGGGAGTGGAGCCGGAGCGCCGCGGAGCTCGTCCGCGCCGTTGCTGTCGGGGACGACGCCGGGCACGTCGTCGCGCTCGACGAGCAGGGACGTGCGCGGGTGCTGCGCGCGGGCGAAGAGCTCGCTCACACTGCGCCGCTTCTCGACGCCGCCGACCTCGCACCGAAGGCGCTCGACGCGCTCACGCTGACCGTCGACTCGCAGCGGGCCTACCTGAACTCGCCGAGCCGCGGCATCGTGTACGAGATCGACTACGTCGACAGCGCGCGGGTTGCCCGGGAGC
Protein-coding regions in this window:
- the aztB gene encoding zinc ABC transporter permease AztB — encoded protein: MSVFMFWFIDALGSAFFARAVIGGALVAIVCGVVGTWVVIRGMAFFGEAIGHGMLPGVAVATLAGVPPVIGGALSAAIMSALIAALQRRGKLSYDTSIGLLFVAMLATGVIIVSGSGSFATDVTAVLFGDILAISWADIAVLAGACTAVIAITVARHRAFVALAFDRRLALTLGYRPHLTQGLLVGLVTLAVVASAQAVGTLLVVALLLGPAVAAQPWHPSIPGRIAIAAAVGIASVTVGLAISWAAGSAAGSTIAASAVAAAGLSHGCRLALARTRASSTPTTPLESTA
- a CDS encoding DUF3107 domain-containing protein, with the protein product MEVRIGINQSARELSFETDASAEELSSLIQAAPTGLVSLTDSKGRTFLVNRESITYVELGSDTSRKVGFVS
- a CDS encoding ATP-dependent DNA helicase; this encodes MSVPVFSAARVAEILTKPGEQPLLPTDEQRAVIEHPLAGSTLVIAGAGSGKTETMANRVVWLVANGLAEPDSVLGLTFTRKAAGELRERIVGSLGAFVARLGDLAELGELTEEELERSHDLQEQLADGLSLPDVSTYNSFAAGVLQEFGASAGLAPGAVVIDEATAWRVARETLLASDDPDLVTSELRTPTLIRHVIAMDRAVADHLTSFDRVDQLVAEFTAVTRLPYNDKEDPEKPSGKVYAKVRDAVKAIAETPLITRLARAYRDEKQRRGLIDFSDQLALATQTLDAAPEALGVLRARYRAVLLDEVQDTSVGQTRLLAQLFGGMPVMAVGDPHQSIYAWRGASAEGLRSFHRDFRGGDAAATLTLSVSWRNPKLVLAAANTVAAELRMNAAVDVPELRPKPGAGDGEVEVVYPETVHEERELLAAWIANARETTPGKNGELPTAAVIFRKRAAMPAFSAALTEAGVPNRIVGLGGLLSTPEITDIVSCLRCLWYADAGGDLIRLLAGPRFRIGVADLAGLRDAARWFAQRDVALQPLADEDREADSVLPDPDREFTLIDALDAIATMKSLDHGALRGVSPVGRERLREAGQMLRDLRRGVGGNTADLIGSVMHALRLDIELEANEARGAAAGALANIEAFTDLAEGFLAIDTRGTLASLLEWVERALEDDDVAEHVAAPLPGTVQLITAHGSKGLQWDIVAVPRLVTDEFPGSARSGSGWLRTGELPDELRGDRGARPQLNWRIATTQKELCERLDEYRAELKERHAEEERRLAYVAITRSAGRLLLSGSFWGGQTRARVPSVYLQELQEQFFPGLPAESVHETDPSEIAELTATWPLDPLGHRAPNVFRAAHAVLESLGEATGPDPESTAGAAQPGIDETVRLLLAERAAADRLATAASAATEPLPERITASTFHEFVEDPVAAERRRLRPVPQRPYRRTRVGNRFHEWVERRATTPGGTALPLLGLDPEEWDSGRTEFDVEAELEPLIDVYERSRWAAKQPIAVELEVALPFAGRTLVCKLDAVYQLDPTETPEHGTPGDVPVEPDAEPRFEVVDWKSGRAPATDAERESRFFQLDLYRHAYAQWAGIDPERIDVSLFYVAENVEIRRAEVRSIAELEAAWLGAAAKLTE
- a CDS encoding UrvD/REP family ATP-dependent DNA helicase; its protein translation is MIAFDTSQQRVLALDPRAHARVLGAPGTGKTELLVESFARAMALAGWEEGDALVLAPNRLVAASLRERVHKRLDRAVGGAPVRTASSFAFSVLGRAAATAGEAPPRLLTGTVQDEAIAETVEARIQADAARGEGGLATDVLLSAPFRAELRELWRVLDDFGFTPAALAASLTGALAEARNLAYSAGPDPGLAARWVEALDVLQDVQQGLEQSRAQEVSSSGLLRLAAQAIRDGQAPAPRLLLIDDAQELGEGQLALVAACATAGSAVWAFGDPDLATSAFQGEHTRVLAGLTAELVRRGWTPPPAAAEQLVVLDTVYRHGATIRGFVRGLSTRIGSAGGAAHRAAESVPVSVAATEAGAGAGAEEAVDGVADSDRGGATPPTAGRVGGGRDSVEFARMTSPAEQLGAIAHRMRARKLGLDSERALEWGEMAVVCRTRAEVTRVARLLAGHQVPTGVAAGGIVLREHQVVRELVALLQHALGIATLDAQGVLRLAGGVIGGLDAVAVRRLRGGLLLDERRAAREEAREPLTVDELVFEAFEFPGPSPAIDSAGGRAIRKLGLMAAAGLKVREGGGTPREVLWALWDGAKLADRWQQEAIAGRGLRADEANRSLDAVVGLFFALQRHEEQDSEQPIADLLDDILRNTVPEDSLAQRSERQTVTVTTPQGMIGREFSLVAVIGVQDGSWPNLRARGSLLGTAALERWLRGGEALMPSRRDTTHDELRLFLHACSRARDELLVAAVADENSHPSPFFGLGSDFAVTGLPSSRLTLRGITAAMRRRVVEDAADATAVISLRALARADVSGAHPRDWYGVLEPSTTAPLYEPAADEEPRPVPVSPSQLEKAETCALDWVIGALGGGAGSVQASLGTLVHHALETVEGHDPDEMLGAIFAEWKKLPFDAEWESERARRTAAQMAGGLSDYLREFEASGKELLGQESGFSLAVGRAELRGIADRLEVQRGGSGTEVTVVDLKTGRTPATKPEAEEHVQLQAYQLGVLLGAFDTGDVEVGADVRTAAKLLYVHPDAARGKGYVLREQSGLSEDAREQLVARIADVADTMAARAFTARVEHHCSDPHRPGNCRLHIIQAVSHA
- a CDS encoding penicillin acylase family protein gives rise to the protein MTQAAGAPQMIPASETPRKKRRALRVIGWIIAALVVVALIAAGLGVWTVQRSFPTVSGTVAAAGLAGEVTVQRDERGIATITADSTDDLFFSQGYVHAQDRFWEMDFRRHLTSARLSELFGESQVGTDSFLRTLGWQRIAEEEFAALSPEARSYYEAYAAGVNAYLADHSGSKLSLEYAVLGLQNSGYEPEPWQPADSIAWLKAMAWDLRTNIEDETARALQAQFLDADELAELYPGYPFEEHPVILADDPAGRRVVAVGKLEQGAAFVQDRFAGLVESLNLEPLEELLGKVDSLITQQGEGIGSNSWVVSGEHTTTGAPLLANDPHLGAALPSVWTQMQLRCSTVSEECPFDVAGFSFSGLPGIVIGHNQNVAWGFTNLTTDVADLFVESVDGDKYWYDNEWHDMATREETIKVAGGDDVTLTVRETGHGPIVSGLTGEFTEIAEAPRAETPEGKILPVGPGDIGGTMPYSEAALALRWTALDAGSTPEAIFMLNRAENFTDFREAASKFDVPGQNLIYADPEGNIGYQAPGKLPIRATGQEGYLPTPGWSSEYDWQGFIPFEEQPWSYNPKSGYIVTANNAIVNDDYAHFLSRDWDYGYRAARIVELLEEKIAAGPVSAADLAEIHMDNQMPAAQALKDAFAGLSAEDDNVQKALDLLASWDGQNAMDSAPAAYANVLWEHLTQRMVSGREGDIPRDDQSRFARVLALQLADPESEWLTAGGTQTREEVLAGAARDAYAELTKLQGTNPEKWNWGKLHAITLTHGTFGESGIAPIEALFNRGPYDTSGGSGVVNATGWALGEGYQTTTVPSMRMVIDVSNWDASTWQNLTGQSGHAFHKNYTDQVDGWATGEQYAWAFSTKAVDAATKDTLTLTPAD
- a CDS encoding metal ABC transporter ATP-binding protein, with the translated sequence MTDLAPVRARALFYAHDETPVLSGLDVDIPAGRVTAIIGPNGAGKTTLIEVLAGVRKAGSGEVTRDTPVALVVQRPDAPAELPITGRQVVALGAAATAGGARLGPGGRAARVAEAVERVGATAFADAPFGQLSGGQRQRILIAQGLAVGAGALLLDEPAAGLDELSRARTRELLAAEAARGVAVACVTHDAADIAVADRVIRIEHCRAHLRVSEAGAR